A window of Aquitalea denitrificans contains these coding sequences:
- a CDS encoding coniferyl aldehyde dehydrogenase: MNVMPMMPDTEADLQEGYAALRTAADSERFPGLARRRGWLDALEQLIQHNRSALIAAVNADFGQRSSVETQLGELFPSLEELRRARRKLGGWMQPQRRPVSIWFRPARNRLLPQPLGVVGIVVPWNYPLFLALGPLVGALAAGNRVMIKMSELTPVTGQLLAELVARYFEPGLVCVINGGPELSQAFTRLPFDHLLFTGSTAVGRHVMRAAADNLTPVTLELGGKSPAIVARDADFAHAAESIIAGKMFNAGQTCVAPDYVLVNAKDRDRLLAMLDAAATRAYPTLAHNTDYSSIIHPRHYQRLQQWLAEAEAAGARICQVNPAAEDLRAVRKIPLTLVLDCPPHCALMQEEIFGPILPVLSYDRFDDAIAHVNARPRPLALYLFDRDPVRIDKVLQQTISGGVCINETVLHVVQDAMPFGGVGPSGMGHYHGYEGFLTFSKLKPVFEQSRWAGTWLTRPPYGRAVQWLLRLMLRG, translated from the coding sequence ATGAATGTCATGCCGATGATGCCTGACACTGAAGCAGATCTGCAGGAGGGCTATGCGGCGTTACGTACCGCCGCCGATAGCGAACGCTTCCCCGGCCTGGCCCGTCGCCGTGGCTGGCTGGATGCACTGGAACAGCTGATCCAGCACAACCGCTCGGCACTGATTGCCGCCGTCAATGCCGACTTCGGTCAGCGCAGCAGTGTGGAAACGCAACTGGGTGAGCTGTTTCCCAGCCTGGAAGAGTTGCGTCGGGCACGGCGCAAGTTGGGCGGCTGGATGCAGCCGCAGCGGCGGCCGGTTTCCATCTGGTTCCGCCCGGCGCGTAACCGGCTGTTACCGCAACCATTGGGCGTTGTGGGCATTGTCGTACCGTGGAACTATCCGCTGTTTCTGGCGCTGGGGCCGCTGGTTGGTGCGCTGGCTGCCGGCAACCGGGTGATGATCAAGATGTCCGAGCTTACCCCGGTTACCGGCCAACTGCTGGCCGAGCTGGTGGCCCGCTATTTCGAGCCGGGCCTGGTCTGTGTGATCAATGGCGGCCCTGAGTTGTCACAGGCGTTTACCCGCCTGCCTTTTGACCACCTGTTGTTTACCGGCTCCACCGCCGTGGGTCGGCATGTGATGCGGGCCGCGGCGGACAATCTGACGCCGGTGACACTGGAGCTGGGTGGCAAGTCGCCGGCCATCGTGGCACGCGATGCCGACTTTGCCCACGCCGCAGAATCCATTATTGCCGGCAAGATGTTCAATGCAGGCCAGACCTGTGTGGCACCGGATTATGTGCTGGTGAATGCCAAGGATCGCGATCGCCTGCTGGCCATGCTGGATGCCGCCGCCACCCGGGCCTATCCCACATTGGCGCATAACACTGACTACAGCAGCATCATCCACCCGCGCCATTATCAGCGCCTGCAGCAATGGCTGGCCGAGGCCGAAGCTGCCGGTGCCAGAATCTGCCAGGTCAATCCGGCTGCGGAGGACTTGCGGGCAGTACGCAAGATCCCGCTGACGCTGGTGCTGGATTGCCCGCCGCACTGTGCACTGATGCAGGAGGAAATATTCGGCCCCATCCTGCCGGTGCTCAGCTACGACCGTTTCGACGATGCCATTGCCCATGTCAATGCCAGGCCACGGCCGCTGGCGCTCTACCTGTTTGATCGCGACCCGGTGCGCATCGACAAGGTTTTGCAGCAGACCATCTCCGGTGGTGTGTGTATCAACGAAACCGTATTGCACGTGGTACAGGATGCCATGCCCTTTGGCGGCGTCGGGCCTTCGGGTATGGGCCATTACCATGGCTACGAAGGCTTTCTCACTTTCTCCAAGCTCAAGCCGGTATTCGAGCAAAGCCGCTGGGCCGGCACCTGGCTGACCCGTCCGCCCTATGGGCGTGCGGTGCAATGGCTGCTGCGACTGATGCTGAGGGGATGA
- a CDS encoding TolC family protein: MAFFGKFFPLWLGLAVLSKLVLAESLQQAWQQAEQASNSLRAEARKVAGARQQEAASHAAAGPALTFDAGVSQLDSTPTARLDISPLSQGLGALGAHLPSTVDAPLSNRDVRYANARLSLPLYTGGRLAAMQQAAAAATSASQYAQEQARQSLRLQVAEAYFNVLRARHAASVASQYLQSLQSYQRDVNNFFRKGVVARGDVLGAELAVADAQQKQISARQAESLSQSAYNRLLGRDFSQPAQPDELSLSGDKRSLAELQDRALQMRPELAGLAEWSASLQASARSVRAESQPQVGVYAAYSYLNNPYLVNKGVGSVGLGVSWTVFDSGLIRARAGSASEQAMAIEDQLHEVQSLIALDVQRAHSQQIEAAERIKVAQAALQSADEFLSIQRDRYRNGLANQTEVLAAEARRADGQRNLFNARYDHALAVVGLQRAIGEL; this comes from the coding sequence ATGGCATTTTTTGGCAAATTTTTCCCCTTGTGGCTGGGTCTTGCCGTTCTGAGCAAGCTGGTATTGGCGGAATCACTGCAACAGGCCTGGCAGCAGGCGGAGCAGGCCAGCAACAGCCTGCGCGCTGAGGCCCGCAAGGTAGCAGGGGCGCGGCAGCAGGAGGCCGCCAGCCATGCAGCCGCCGGCCCGGCGCTTACCTTCGATGCCGGTGTCAGCCAGCTGGATAGCACGCCGACAGCGCGGCTGGATATCAGCCCGCTCAGCCAGGGATTGGGTGCGCTGGGTGCACATCTGCCCTCTACCGTGGATGCGCCGTTGAGCAACCGGGATGTGCGCTATGCCAATGCCCGTCTTAGCCTGCCGCTGTATACGGGGGGCCGGCTTGCCGCCATGCAGCAGGCAGCCGCCGCAGCCACCAGCGCCAGCCAGTACGCACAGGAGCAGGCCCGGCAGTCACTGCGGCTGCAGGTGGCGGAGGCCTATTTTAATGTGCTGCGCGCGCGTCATGCTGCCAGCGTGGCCAGCCAGTATCTGCAAAGCCTGCAGTCCTACCAGCGTGATGTGAACAATTTTTTCCGCAAAGGCGTGGTGGCGCGTGGGGATGTGCTGGGGGCTGAGCTGGCGGTTGCTGATGCACAGCAAAAGCAAATCTCGGCCCGGCAGGCCGAAAGCCTCAGTCAGTCCGCCTATAACCGCTTGCTCGGGCGTGACTTCAGCCAGCCCGCCCAGCCGGATGAGCTAAGCCTGTCCGGAGACAAGCGCAGCCTGGCTGAGCTGCAGGACCGTGCCTTGCAGATGCGACCTGAACTGGCCGGTCTGGCCGAGTGGTCGGCATCCTTGCAGGCCAGTGCGCGCAGCGTGCGGGCGGAAAGTCAGCCGCAAGTGGGGGTGTATGCCGCCTATAGCTATCTCAACAATCCCTATCTGGTGAACAAAGGCGTGGGTTCGGTGGGTCTGGGGGTCAGCTGGACGGTATTCGACAGCGGCCTGATCCGCGCGCGCGCCGGCAGCGCCAGCGAGCAGGCAATGGCGATTGAAGACCAACTGCACGAGGTGCAGTCGCTGATTGCGCTGGATGTACAGCGTGCCCATAGCCAGCAGATAGAGGCGGCCGAGCGCATCAAGGTGGCACAGGCGGCCTTGCAGTCGGCAGATGAATTCCTGAGCATCCAGCGCGACCGTTATCGCAACGGCCTGGCCAATCAGACCGAGGTGCTGGCGGCAGAAGCTCGCCGGGCGGATGGTCAGCGCAATCTTTTCAATGCCCGTTACGACCACGCCCTGGCCGTGGTCGGCTTGCAGCGGGCCATCGGTGAGCTGTGA
- a CDS encoding HlyD family secretion protein: protein MKQGKVLIAGVVLALAAALGYGIWQSRDRGLPEGLIQANGRLEGDSVLVAAKYPGRLETVKVHEGDMVSSGQLLATLTSDEVSARLRAARATLAAAHAQQQRAAAAASQADKDAARFADLLARGSVDRMHAEQMQLAAVSARTQNQQATEQIRQAEAVVAEASAVLQELQLKAPSGGMVSNRLREPGEMLAAGGAVVEIIDLNHLYLKVYVPENQIGKIRLGLQAQITTDAFPQHPFAATVSHIAARAEFTPKEVQTPDERVKLVYAVKLTLASNPDLRLTPGLPADAVIRWKPGVAWQAPRW from the coding sequence ATGAAACAAGGCAAAGTACTGATTGCAGGGGTGGTGCTGGCACTGGCGGCGGCACTGGGCTATGGCATCTGGCAATCGCGGGACCGTGGTCTGCCCGAAGGCCTGATTCAGGCCAATGGCCGGCTGGAGGGCGACAGCGTGCTGGTGGCCGCCAAGTATCCGGGGCGGCTGGAGACGGTGAAGGTGCATGAGGGGGATATGGTCAGCAGCGGCCAGTTGCTGGCCACGCTTACTTCGGATGAGGTCAGCGCGCGCCTGCGTGCCGCCCGCGCCACCCTGGCTGCCGCCCATGCCCAGCAGCAACGTGCAGCGGCTGCCGCCAGTCAGGCCGACAAGGACGCCGCGCGCTTTGCCGACTTGCTGGCCCGTGGTTCGGTAGACCGCATGCATGCCGAACAGATGCAACTGGCCGCCGTGAGTGCCCGCACCCAGAATCAGCAGGCGACCGAGCAGATTCGTCAGGCTGAAGCCGTGGTGGCCGAAGCCAGTGCCGTACTGCAGGAACTGCAACTGAAAGCACCTTCTGGCGGCATGGTCAGCAACCGGCTGCGTGAGCCGGGGGAAATGCTGGCAGCCGGTGGGGCGGTGGTGGAGATCATCGATCTGAACCACCTCTACCTCAAGGTGTATGTGCCGGAAAACCAGATCGGCAAAATCCGCCTTGGCCTGCAGGCGCAAATCACCACCGATGCCTTCCCGCAGCATCCGTTTGCCGCCACCGTCAGCCATATCGCAGCGCGCGCCGAATTTACCCCCAAGGAAGTGCAGACCCCGGATGAGCGGGTAAAACTGGTGTACGCGGTCAAGCTCACCCTGGCCAGCAATCCCGATCTGCGCCTCACGCCCGGCCTGCCTGCCGATGCGGTTATCCGCTGGAAGCCTGGGGTGGCCTGGCAAGCACCGCGCTGGTAG
- a CDS encoding PAS domain S-box protein: MTAPFHADSTPAALASAAVLQAMFNAADSALLALDAAGTITLFNPAAEKLLGYKADELRGQSPSCLLTPDRLEQECRQLTLRLGRSIASAEVFTAEAQAGRSLQREWPLLDKQGREHTVRLSVTAIATPGADSGFMLVLQDITELKRMQQLMSRQHALFATGPMVAFSCSPERPDVVVEVSPNVADILGCFPEDILLEPAWWLQRLHPDDRSALADGRWRLLQGEGFVTRRYRFLHGSGRWCWLEEHVQLLPGDVVQGYWIDVSKQVEGEDRLAKIASNIPGMLFKYTIDAYGKGHFVYVSEGVRNIFGISPQQARENAELVAQRVFPDDLQRVREEGESALRYHLPWICEFRILLPNGRLIWVEGRATPELQDDQSVSWHGLISEITQRKRTEEALRESQERLDMAMRGANIGLWDWHVALGRLDFNQQLVNMLGYDYHTLHNNPAQWQALVHPDDLSTVRHNIRVLLKREAQQYRIEYRLIKRNGEIMWILDKGQATELDSNGNVCRIVGTVQDITTHKQAQKLLENSEAHFRMLFQNHGAVMILIDPASGQIVDANSSAERFYGYSRAELVGMPMSQINQMEDERVRGTMGVALLQAHNHFTFTHRLASGELRTVDVHSSPVDSGGRTLLFSIIHDITARRQAEDALSTLQRQLLAIIENFHGAMLLEDQNGAVVLVNHQYCEMFMPERSPEQIKNDSRLHVAAEAACCFAEPERLMQRLEELQHSRQMVLGEEWELVDGRMLERDHVPIFIEGRLRSVLWVYRDISSRKKQEEALRLLATTDALTGIANRRSFMEKLGDEFARFMRFSNPVAVLMLDIDHFKQVNDTWGHAVGDKVLHEFAAICQQEVRKVDVLGRLGGEEFAVILPGSGMAGALALAERLREAVCAREIKAGEASLQIRTSIGVSCFSRQQQDAAVALALADQALYEAKLAGRDQVKAFDGNGQHFPPIAPAGS, from the coding sequence TTGACTGCGCCATTCCATGCTGATTCCACCCCGGCGGCACTGGCGTCGGCAGCGGTGCTGCAAGCCATGTTCAACGCGGCAGATTCGGCGTTGCTGGCACTGGATGCTGCAGGCACCATCACCTTGTTCAATCCAGCGGCAGAAAAGCTGCTGGGCTACAAGGCAGACGAATTGCGTGGCCAAAGCCCAAGCTGCCTGCTGACACCGGATAGGCTGGAACAGGAATGCCGTCAGCTGACGCTGCGGCTGGGGCGCAGTATCGCAAGCGCGGAGGTATTCACGGCAGAGGCACAAGCTGGCCGCAGCCTGCAACGCGAGTGGCCATTGCTGGACAAGCAGGGGCGCGAGCATACGGTACGTCTGTCGGTAACCGCCATTGCCACCCCAGGTGCGGACAGCGGCTTCATGCTGGTGTTGCAGGATATTACCGAACTCAAACGCATGCAGCAGTTGATGAGCCGCCAGCATGCATTGTTTGCCACCGGGCCCATGGTGGCATTTTCCTGTAGCCCGGAACGTCCTGATGTCGTGGTTGAAGTCAGCCCTAACGTGGCGGATATTCTGGGTTGTTTTCCCGAGGATATCCTGCTGGAGCCTGCGTGGTGGTTGCAGCGGCTGCATCCGGACGACAGGTCAGCCCTGGCCGATGGCCGTTGGCGGCTGTTGCAGGGGGAAGGCTTTGTTACACGGCGTTATCGCTTTTTGCATGGCAGCGGGCGCTGGTGCTGGCTGGAAGAGCATGTGCAGCTACTGCCTGGCGACGTGGTGCAGGGCTACTGGATTGATGTCAGCAAACAGGTGGAGGGTGAGGACCGGCTGGCAAAGATTGCCAGCAACATTCCCGGCATGCTGTTCAAGTACACCATCGATGCGTATGGCAAAGGTCATTTTGTCTATGTGAGCGAAGGGGTGCGCAATATCTTCGGCATCTCGCCCCAGCAGGCGCGGGAAAACGCAGAACTGGTGGCGCAGCGGGTTTTTCCGGATGATCTGCAACGGGTGCGCGAAGAGGGCGAATCTGCGCTGCGCTATCACCTGCCATGGATATGCGAGTTTCGCATCCTGCTGCCGAATGGGCGGCTGATCTGGGTGGAAGGACGGGCGACGCCGGAGTTGCAGGACGACCAGTCGGTGAGCTGGCATGGCCTGATCTCGGAAATCACCCAGCGCAAGCGTACCGAAGAGGCGCTGCGCGAAAGCCAGGAAAGGCTGGACATGGCCATGCGTGGTGCCAATATCGGCCTGTGGGACTGGCATGTGGCACTGGGGCGTCTGGATTTCAACCAGCAGCTGGTGAACATGCTGGGTTACGACTATCACACCCTGCACAATAATCCGGCGCAGTGGCAGGCGCTGGTGCATCCGGATGATCTGTCCACCGTGCGGCACAATATTCGTGTGTTGCTCAAGCGCGAGGCACAGCAGTACCGCATTGAGTACCGGCTGATCAAACGCAATGGCGAAATCATGTGGATTCTGGACAAGGGCCAGGCTACCGAGCTGGATAGCAACGGCAATGTCTGCCGCATTGTTGGCACCGTGCAGGACATCACCACCCACAAGCAGGCGCAGAAGCTGCTGGAAAACAGCGAGGCGCACTTTCGCATGCTGTTCCAGAATCATGGTGCAGTGATGATTCTGATCGATCCTGCCAGCGGCCAGATCGTGGATGCCAATTCATCCGCCGAGCGCTTTTATGGCTATAGCCGTGCCGAGCTGGTGGGCATGCCGATGAGCCAGATCAACCAGATGGAGGACGAACGGGTACGTGGCACCATGGGGGTGGCCTTGTTGCAGGCGCATAACCATTTCACCTTTACTCACCGGCTGGCCAGCGGCGAGTTGCGCACCGTGGACGTGCATTCCTCGCCAGTGGATTCCGGTGGCCGCACCCTGCTGTTTTCCATCATCCACGACATTACCGCACGCCGGCAGGCCGAGGATGCGCTCTCCACCCTGCAGCGCCAGTTGCTGGCCATTATCGAGAATTTCCATGGTGCCATGCTGCTGGAAGACCAGAATGGTGCCGTGGTGCTGGTCAACCACCAGTATTGTGAAATGTTCATGCCGGAGCGCAGTCCGGAGCAGATCAAGAATGACAGCCGTTTGCATGTGGCTGCCGAAGCGGCCTGCTGTTTTGCCGAGCCGGAACGGCTGATGCAGCGGCTGGAAGAATTGCAGCACTCGCGCCAGATGGTGCTGGGAGAGGAATGGGAGCTGGTCGATGGCCGTATGCTGGAGCGCGATCATGTGCCCATCTTCATCGAAGGCCGGCTGCGCAGCGTACTGTGGGTCTACCGCGACATCAGCAGCCGTAAGAAACAGGAGGAGGCCCTGCGCCTGCTGGCTACCACGGATGCGCTGACCGGCATTGCCAACCGGCGCAGTTTCATGGAAAAGCTGGGCGACGAATTTGCCCGCTTCATGCGCTTTAGCAATCCGGTGGCGGTGCTGATGCTGGATATCGATCACTTCAAGCAGGTCAACGATACCTGGGGGCATGCAGTAGGTGACAAGGTGCTGCACGAATTTGCTGCCATCTGCCAGCAGGAAGTGCGCAAGGTGGATGTGCTGGGCCGGCTGGGCGGGGAAGAATTTGCCGTCATCCTGCCTGGTAGTGGCATGGCGGGGGCGCTGGCGCTGGCGGAAAGGCTGCGCGAAGCGGTGTGCGCCCGTGAGATCAAGGCGGGAGAGGCATCGTTGCAAATCCGCACCAGCATCGGCGTGAGTTGCTTTTCACGCCAGCAGCAGGATGCCGCCGTGGCGCTGGCGCTGGCCGACCAGGCTCTGTATGAGGCCAAGCTGGCCGGGCGCGATCAGGTGAAGGCTTTTGATGGCAATGGTCAGCATTTTCCACCCATTGCGCCGGCAGGGAGCTAG
- a CDS encoding GMC family oxidoreductase N-terminal domain-containing protein yields the protein MTLPDPIAQGVAAGWRVLDGAAQTQDLQLTCDVLIIGTGAGGGMTAEVLASAGLDVMMVEEGALRTSRDFRLLEAKAYPELYQEAASRKTADKAITILQGRTVGGSTTVNWTSAFRTPPDTLAWWGERYGLQGLNSQAMAPWFDMAEQRLGIADWLADPNPNNSVLERGCQALGLKHGRIRRNVRGCWNLGYCGMGCATNAKQSMLVTTIPGALEHKASLLSRARVERLLLAADGKSVQGATGRLLKADDHSPSARQFNIKARHVVLAAGAIGTPAILLRSGLGDAHVGKRTFLHPVSICGAVMPQRIEPYNGAPQTVYSDHFMHTQPLDGPLGYKLEVPPVHPLLMGVTLPGFGQHMATLMQQLPNLHVMLALLRDGFHPDSLGGQVRLRADGSPELDYPLNDVLWDGVRRSWLTMAELQFAAGARQVQVIHEQAALQSRWKAAREMIGQLALKPLLARLVSAHVMGGAAMSSRPEDGVVDEYGRHWALRNLSVIDGSVFPTSLGANPQLSIYAFALRAAHQLCAALKA from the coding sequence ATGACATTGCCGGACCCGATTGCCCAAGGCGTAGCCGCTGGCTGGCGCGTGCTGGATGGTGCGGCGCAGACACAGGACCTGCAACTGACTTGCGATGTGCTGATCATCGGCACCGGAGCCGGTGGTGGTATGACGGCGGAAGTGCTGGCCAGCGCCGGGCTGGACGTGATGATGGTGGAAGAGGGTGCCTTGCGGACATCGCGTGACTTCCGCCTGCTGGAAGCCAAGGCCTATCCGGAGCTGTATCAGGAAGCGGCCAGCCGCAAGACGGCAGACAAGGCCATCACTATTTTGCAGGGGCGCACGGTGGGTGGCAGCACCACCGTCAACTGGACCAGCGCTTTTCGCACCCCGCCAGATACCTTGGCCTGGTGGGGCGAGCGCTATGGTTTGCAGGGCCTCAACTCACAGGCCATGGCACCGTGGTTTGACATGGCCGAACAGAGACTGGGCATTGCCGACTGGCTGGCAGATCCCAATCCCAACAACAGCGTGCTGGAGCGTGGCTGCCAGGCGCTGGGGCTGAAGCATGGCCGCATCCGGCGCAATGTGCGTGGCTGCTGGAATCTGGGTTATTGCGGCATGGGCTGTGCCACCAATGCCAAGCAGTCCATGCTGGTAACAACCATTCCCGGCGCACTGGAGCACAAGGCCAGCCTGCTCAGCCGCGCCCGGGTGGAGCGGCTGCTGTTGGCGGCGGATGGCAAGTCGGTACAGGGCGCTACAGGCCGCTTGCTCAAAGCGGATGATCACAGTCCGAGTGCGCGCCAGTTCAATATCAAGGCACGGCATGTGGTGCTGGCCGCCGGAGCAATTGGCACGCCAGCCATCCTGCTGCGCAGCGGCCTGGGTGATGCGCATGTGGGCAAGCGCACTTTTCTGCATCCGGTCAGTATCTGCGGGGCAGTCATGCCGCAGCGCATCGAACCTTACAATGGCGCACCGCAGACGGTGTATTCCGACCACTTCATGCATACCCAGCCACTGGATGGTCCGCTGGGTTACAAGCTGGAAGTGCCGCCGGTCCATCCTTTGCTGATGGGGGTGACGCTGCCTGGATTCGGTCAGCACATGGCTACGCTGATGCAGCAGCTGCCCAATCTGCATGTAATGCTGGCTTTGTTGCGGGATGGTTTTCATCCGGACAGTCTGGGCGGGCAGGTGCGTTTGCGTGCGGATGGCTCGCCGGAGTTGGATTATCCCCTGAACGACGTGCTGTGGGATGGCGTGCGGCGCAGCTGGTTGACCATGGCTGAGCTACAGTTTGCCGCTGGTGCACGTCAGGTACAGGTGATCCATGAGCAGGCAGCATTGCAGTCCCGTTGGAAGGCGGCCCGCGAGATGATAGGTCAGCTGGCGCTCAAGCCCTTGCTGGCCCGGCTGGTTAGCGCGCATGTGATGGGTGGTGCCGCCATGAGCAGCCGGCCCGAAGACGGTGTGGTGGATGAGTATGGCCGCCACTGGGCGCTACGCAACCTCAGCGTGATTGATGGCTCGGTGTTTCCCACCAGTCTGGGTGCCAACCCACAGTTGTCAATCTATGCCTTTGCCCTGCGTGCGGCACACCAGTTGTGCGCGGCATTGAAAGCCTGA
- a CDS encoding vWA domain-containing protein, translated as MLINFFYTLRDAGLPVSLKEFLTLLEALKQHVAFGSLDAFYFLARTTLIKDEKHYDRFDQAFSHYFHGKTLQLDDLQTQIPEEWLRKQVEKFLSEEEKQQLQAMGWDKLMDTLRQRLEEQNERHQGGNKWIGTGGTSPFGAYGYNPEGIRIGQDGSRHRRAVKVWDKREFRNFDNAAELGSRNIKLALRRLREFARDGAEEVLDLDATIAATARNAGLLQLQMVRELRNTVKVLVLFDVGGSMDDHIKAVEELFSAVKSEFKHLEYYYFHNCVYETVWKDNQRRQSSSLSTWDLIHTFGKDYKLILVGDATMSPYEISYPGGSVEHMNPESGEAWMQRLLAQFRHAAWLNPVAEQYWDYTPSLQMMRTLLQQRMFPLTLDGVDRAMRSLKQTAPASPLPAA; from the coding sequence ATGCTGATCAATTTCTTTTATACATTGCGCGACGCCGGCCTGCCGGTATCGCTCAAGGAATTCCTCACCCTGCTCGAAGCGCTGAAGCAGCATGTTGCTTTTGGCAGCCTGGACGCCTTTTACTTCCTGGCACGCACCACGCTGATCAAGGATGAAAAGCATTACGACCGTTTCGATCAAGCATTCAGCCACTACTTCCATGGCAAAACCTTGCAACTGGACGATTTACAAACGCAGATTCCGGAAGAGTGGCTGCGCAAACAGGTGGAGAAATTCCTCAGCGAAGAAGAAAAGCAGCAGTTGCAGGCCATGGGCTGGGACAAGCTGATGGACACCCTGCGCCAGCGGCTGGAAGAACAAAATGAGCGGCATCAGGGCGGCAACAAATGGATAGGCACTGGCGGCACCAGCCCGTTTGGTGCCTACGGTTACAATCCGGAAGGCATACGCATCGGCCAGGATGGCTCGCGCCACCGCCGCGCGGTAAAGGTGTGGGACAAACGGGAATTCCGCAATTTCGACAATGCAGCAGAGCTGGGCAGCCGCAACATCAAGCTGGCCTTGCGCCGGCTGCGCGAATTTGCCCGCGATGGCGCCGAGGAAGTACTGGACCTGGATGCCACCATTGCCGCCACCGCCCGCAATGCAGGCTTGCTACAGCTACAGATGGTGCGGGAGCTGCGCAATACCGTGAAGGTGCTGGTGCTGTTTGACGTCGGCGGTTCGATGGACGACCACATCAAGGCAGTAGAAGAGCTGTTCTCCGCCGTCAAAAGCGAGTTCAAGCATCTGGAGTACTACTACTTCCACAACTGCGTCTACGAAACCGTGTGGAAGGACAACCAGCGCCGCCAGAGCAGCAGCCTGTCCACCTGGGACTTGATCCACACCTTCGGCAAGGACTACAAGCTGATTCTGGTGGGTGACGCCACCATGAGCCCGTATGAAATCAGCTATCCGGGCGGCAGCGTGGAACACATGAATCCGGAATCCGGTGAAGCATGGATGCAGCGCCTGCTGGCGCAGTTCCGTCATGCCGCATGGCTCAATCCGGTGGCCGAGCAATACTGGGACTACACCCCATCCCTGCAGATGATGCGTACCCTGCTGCAGCAACGCATGTTTCCGCTAACGCTGGATGGCGTGGACCGCGCCATGCGCAGCCTGAAACAGACTGCACCTGCATCCCCCCTCCCCGCCGCCTAG